The sequence CGTCCCGCTCAGCACCTCGGTCAGCACGGCCCGGATCAGGCCCACGCTGTGCGCGCCGATCACGGTCGTGTGGCCCTGGCTGGCCACGGCCACCTGCCCGTCCAGCGGGCCACCGCCGTAGGTGTAGCGCGCCTCGGCTCCCTCCAGGCGGTAACTTTCTGCCCACCCGTGCGCCTCGAAGTCGCCGGACGACCCGTGCACGGTCTGCGACAGGGTGGGCCGCAGTGAGTCGAACTGGAGCAGCTTCACCCCCAGCAGGCCCGACAGTGGCCCCGGCTGTCCCTCGGCCCAGGTCTGCCCGCCGGGCATGCGGAAGCCGGTGCGGGGGCCGCACACCAGCTTCACGCCGCCGTTCACCGCCTGCGCCCAGCGCGCCGCGCGGATCTCCGAGACCAGGGTGACTGCCGGGGCGACCGCGACCGCGTAGCCGCTCAGGTCGGCGTCCGCGTGCACGATGTCCACGTCCACGCCCAGCGAGCGCAGCGCGCCGTGGTACGCGACCATCTGCGTCCAGTAGCTCAGGCTGGCCGCGTGCTTCTGCTGGTCGTACAGCCACAGGCTCTCGTAATCGTGCAGCAGTGCCACGCGGGCGGGCACCGGCCCGGTCGGGAACTGCGCCTGATCCAGCGCGCGCACCTCGGCCAGCCCGCGATCCTCGGTTTCGTCGTGGCGCAGCAGTCCCGAGTGCATCACCTCCTGCGCCATGGTCGCCGCACGCCAGCGAAAGTAACTCACGACGTCCGCTCCATGCGCCCAGGCCTGCGCGGTCCACAGGGCCACGGCGCCGTCCTCGGGCAGCGGATTGTAGGGGGCCCAGTTCACCTGCCCGCACTGCTGCTCCATGACCCACATGCCGGGCGGCGTGCCGCGTCCCTCGCGGCCCAGGCCCTCGCCGCCCGCCGCCAGCGAGCGGTAGATGTCATGGTTGAACGCGATCAGGTCCGGGTGCCCCGTGCGGGCGTAGTGCGTCTTGACGTCCTCGCCGCTGCCGCTGGGCGCGAACTGTTCCAGCATGCCCAGCGGGTAGTTGTCCCACGACGCGAAATCCAGGCCCGCCGCCACCTCGTAGTGGTCGAAGCCCGACTCGAAGATCATGAAATTGTGCGTGATGAA comes from Deinococcus sp. KSM4-11 and encodes:
- a CDS encoding beta-galactosidase, encoding MTDATASPPHLLLGSCDYPEHVPRDRWARYAAQQRDAGLRFVRIAEFAWSRLEPSQGHYDWNWLDQAIEAYHAAGVKVVLCTLTATPPAWLIRAHPEILPYDEQGRVREFGSRRHYDFASPVYREHSRRVTLAMALRYGRHPAVVGWQTDNEFGCHATSRSYGGASAAAFPEWLRRRYSVVERLNDAWGNVFWSMEYASFDQIRPPMLTVTELNPSHVLDYARFCSSLIAEFQREQVEILREMSPGRFITHNFMIFESGFDHYEVAAGLDFASWDNYPLGMLEQFAPSGSGEDVKTHYARTGHPDLIAFNHDIYRSLAAGGEGLGREGRGTPPGMWVMEQQCGQVNWAPYNPLPEDGAVALWTAQAWAHGADVVSYFRWRAATMAQEVMHSGLLRHDETEDRGLAEVRALDQAQFPTGPVPARVALLHDYESLWLYDQQKHAASLSYWTQMVAYHGALRSLGVDVDIVHADADLSGYAVAVAPAVTLVSEIRAARWAQAVNGGVKLVCGPRTGFRMPGGQTWAEGQPGPLSGLLGVKLLQFDSLRPTLSQTVHGSSGDFEAHGWAESYRLEGAEARYTYGGGPLDGQVAVASQGHTTVIGAHSVGLIRAVLTEVLSGTGVPTTPLPEGVRLSRRAGRTLIQNWNAEPIQWQGRTLAPVSFEVMTHA